In Synechococcus sp. KORDI-100, a single window of DNA contains:
- the speD gene encoding adenosylmethionine decarboxylase, producing MKQSLSDLHPNPGWGDNKPERPEPTAPSGATDMVGKHCILELYDCDQSRLDDEAFLRTAITTAAKRAGATLLNLITHRFEPQGVTGLALLAESHISIHTWPENGYAAVDVFTCGDHTMPEQACRVMSEELRAGRHALRSFLRETPAALATELRTPSPVSLSI from the coding sequence ATGAAGCAGAGCCTGTCTGACCTGCATCCCAACCCGGGATGGGGTGACAACAAACCCGAGAGACCCGAGCCAACCGCACCATCCGGCGCCACCGACATGGTGGGCAAACACTGCATCCTCGAGCTCTACGACTGCGACCAGTCAAGACTCGACGACGAAGCTTTCCTGAGAACCGCCATCACGACCGCTGCAAAGCGTGCTGGCGCCACTCTCCTCAACCTCATCACCCACCGGTTCGAGCCCCAGGGCGTCACAGGCTTGGCTCTCCTGGCCGAATCCCACATCTCGATTCACACCTGGCCTGAAAACGGCTACGCCGCCGTTGATGTGTTCACCTGTGGTGACCACACCATGCCTGAACAGGCGTGCCGTGTCATGAGCGAGGAACTGCGGGCAGGCCGCCACGCACTCAGAAGTTTCCTGCGCGAAACACCTGCCGCGTTGGCAACGGAACTTCGAACACCGAGCCCGGTGTCCCTGTCGATCTGA
- the recF gene encoding DNA replication/repair protein RecF, whose translation MTLRGFRNQTNLQLELTHPRLLVIGSNGIGKSNLLEAVELLGTLRSHRCSQDRDLIQWTAAQATLRAELREGDCLELELRRSGGRQARRNGKLLSRQLDLIGPLRCIGFSALDLELVRGEPALRRQWLDRVVLQLEPIYADLISRFSRLLRQRSQLWKRIATMSDQERAGLLDAIDLQMALVSTRIHRRRQRALRRLEPLARQWQAHLSRGTEALELRYRPGSTLEADEAEEPWRLAIEEQLKQQRPDEERLGSCRVGPHRDEIELMLSGSPARRFGSAGQQRTLVLALKLAELELVTELCGEPPLLLLDDVLAELDPTRQQLLLEAVGTSHQCLVSATHLEAFDGGWRQNAQILVESDLNNALNVG comes from the coding sequence CTGACGCTGCGGGGGTTTCGTAACCAGACAAACCTGCAGCTGGAACTGACGCATCCCAGGCTGCTGGTGATCGGGTCCAACGGGATTGGAAAGTCAAACCTGCTGGAGGCCGTGGAACTGCTGGGCACACTGCGGTCCCATCGCTGCAGCCAGGACAGGGATCTCATCCAGTGGACCGCAGCCCAGGCCACGCTGCGCGCCGAGCTCAGGGAAGGGGACTGCCTGGAACTGGAACTGCGTCGCAGTGGCGGACGCCAGGCCCGCCGTAACGGAAAACTGCTGAGCCGTCAGTTGGATCTGATCGGACCTCTGCGCTGCATCGGCTTCAGTGCTCTCGATCTCGAACTGGTTCGAGGGGAGCCAGCCCTCAGGCGCCAGTGGCTGGATCGCGTGGTGCTGCAGCTGGAGCCGATCTACGCCGATCTGATCAGCCGCTTCAGTCGACTGCTGCGTCAACGCAGTCAGCTGTGGAAACGCATCGCCACGATGAGCGACCAAGAACGCGCCGGACTGCTGGATGCCATTGACCTGCAGATGGCTCTTGTGAGCACACGCATCCACCGGCGACGGCAACGAGCCCTGCGTCGCCTGGAGCCATTGGCGCGTCAGTGGCAGGCCCATCTCAGTCGAGGGACCGAAGCGCTGGAGCTGCGATATCGACCCGGCAGCACCCTCGAGGCGGACGAGGCTGAAGAACCATGGCGGTTGGCCATCGAAGAGCAGCTGAAACAGCAACGACCCGATGAGGAGCGGCTGGGCAGCTGCAGGGTGGGTCCTCACCGTGATGAGATCGAGCTGATGCTGAGTGGATCTCCGGCGCGCCGATTCGGTTCGGCAGGGCAGCAGCGGACGCTGGTGCTGGCGCTCAAGCTGGCGGAACTTGAGCTTGTGACGGAGCTCTGCGGCGAACCGCCATTGCTTCTGCTGGACGATGTTCTGGCCGAACTCGACCCCACCCGACAGCAGCTTTTGCTCGAAGCAGTCGGGACGTCACACCAGTGTCTGGTCAGCGCCACCCACCTCGAAGCCTTCGATGGTGGCTGGCGTCAGAATGCTCAGATTCTGGTGGAATCCGATCTGAACAATGCTCTGAACGTCGGATAG
- a CDS encoding GNAT family acetyltransferase has translation MLPFLHQSAPPKLPNGYRLESSIAPSPESINTLLAACQETTHAEDDWLRALDNSLWQLSVLDESSGELVGFVRATSDLALNANLWNLCAKPGPDQAQLLSVLVHRSLNMLRRDLPGCSLSVSAPKMAVAALETHGFVIDPSGIRAMGLPLKTARKPE, from the coding sequence ATGCTCCCTTTTCTTCACCAATCAGCCCCACCCAAGCTGCCGAACGGATATCGGTTGGAGAGCTCAATCGCGCCCTCTCCGGAATCAATCAACACCCTGTTAGCGGCCTGCCAGGAAACCACCCATGCCGAGGACGACTGGCTGCGCGCCCTCGACAACAGCCTCTGGCAACTGAGTGTGCTCGATGAAAGCAGTGGGGAACTGGTGGGTTTCGTCAGGGCCACCAGTGATCTGGCCCTCAATGCCAACCTCTGGAATCTCTGTGCCAAGCCCGGACCGGATCAGGCGCAGCTGCTCAGCGTGCTCGTCCACAGATCGCTGAACATGCTGCGCAGGGATCTACCGGGCTGCAGCCTGTCGGTGTCCGCTCCGAAGATGGCTGTTGCCGCTCTTGAGACCCACGGCTTTGTGATCGATCCAAGCGGAATTCGCGCGATGGGACTGCCTTTGAAGACAGCCCGCAAGCCGGAATGA
- the ppc gene encoding phosphoenolpyruvate carboxylase, protein MIMTKEENRGASMQQPTVHAPGGELLRADGVVAGNGGLLQQRLELIEDLWQTVLRSECPSEQSERVLRLKQLSDPVALDGRDGNSTSEAIVDLIKAMDLAEAIAAARAFSLYFQLINIVEQRIEEDGYLDSLLPSRNQTQSHNHPFDPFAPPLASQTDPATFGELFERLRRLNVPPAQIESLLQELDIRLVFTAHPTEIVRHTVRRKQRRVANLLQRLQSDSLLNSQDEEVLRDQLEEEIRLWWRTDELHQFKPTVLDEVDSTLHHFQQVLFDAMPQMRRRLTSALSRHYPDVRFPQASFCTFGSWVGSDRDGNPSVTPEITWQTACYQRQLMLERYVRSVQDLRSQLSISMQWSQVAPELLESLEMDRLRFPDIYEDRAARYRLEPYRLKLSYVLERLQLTLLRNNQLSEAGWQTPQEVAAQGIDRLQVGETLHYMAVDEFRSDLELIRNSLVSTALSCEQLDTLLNQVHIFGFSLASLDIRQESTRHSDAIDELTRYLELPKPYGEMDEGERVEWLHRELQTRRPLIPTGVDWSAATAETMAVFRMLRRLQQEFGQRICNSYVISMSHTGSDLLEVLLLAKQAGLVDPTARHSSLLVVPLFETVEDLQRAPEVMKELFESLLYRQLLPLVGGQRQPLQELMLGYSDSNKDSGFLSSNWEIHQAQMALQELASRHGVALRLFHGRGGSVSRGGGPAYQAILAQPSGTLQGRIKITEQGEVLASKYSLPELALYNLETMTTAVVQNSLVTNQLDATPSWNQLMTRLAGHSREHYRALVHDNPDLVPFFQQVTPIEEISKLQISSRPARRKTGAKDLSSLRAIPWVFGWTQSRFLLPSWFGVGTALAAEVKDDPEQLDLLRRLHQRWPFFRMLISKVEMTLSKVDLDLAHHYMTSLGAPDNRESFERIFRTIADEYELTRSLVLAITGQSRLLGADQALQLSVDLRNRTIVPLGFLQVALLKRLRDQNRQPPMSEAPGVEEDRRTYSRSELLRGALLTLNGIAAGMRNTG, encoded by the coding sequence ATGATCATGACCAAAGAAGAGAACCGCGGAGCGTCGATGCAACAGCCCACCGTCCACGCTCCCGGAGGCGAACTGCTTAGGGCTGACGGTGTGGTCGCCGGAAATGGTGGGCTGCTGCAACAGCGTCTGGAATTAATTGAGGATCTCTGGCAGACCGTTCTCCGCAGTGAATGTCCTTCTGAACAGAGCGAACGGGTTCTTCGCCTGAAGCAACTCAGTGACCCCGTGGCTCTGGATGGCCGAGACGGCAACAGCACCAGTGAGGCGATTGTCGATCTCATCAAGGCCATGGATCTGGCTGAAGCCATCGCGGCTGCCAGGGCCTTCTCGCTGTACTTCCAGCTGATCAACATTGTCGAACAGCGGATCGAGGAGGACGGCTATCTCGACAGCCTTCTCCCATCGCGAAACCAAACGCAGAGCCATAACCACCCCTTCGATCCGTTTGCTCCCCCTCTGGCCAGCCAGACCGACCCTGCCACCTTCGGGGAACTGTTCGAGAGGCTGCGTCGCCTGAATGTTCCACCTGCCCAGATCGAGAGCCTGCTGCAGGAACTGGATATCCGCCTGGTCTTCACGGCGCATCCCACCGAGATCGTCCGCCACACCGTTCGTCGCAAGCAACGCAGGGTGGCGAATCTGCTGCAGCGGCTGCAATCCGATTCTCTGCTGAACAGCCAGGACGAGGAGGTCCTGCGCGATCAACTGGAGGAGGAGATCCGCCTCTGGTGGCGGACCGACGAACTGCACCAGTTCAAGCCGACCGTGCTGGACGAAGTCGATTCAACGCTGCATCACTTCCAGCAGGTGCTGTTCGATGCCATGCCCCAGATGCGGCGGCGGCTCACATCAGCCCTGAGTCGGCACTACCCGGATGTGAGATTTCCGCAGGCATCCTTCTGCACCTTTGGATCCTGGGTCGGATCAGATCGGGATGGCAATCCCTCCGTCACCCCGGAAATCACCTGGCAAACCGCTTGCTACCAGCGTCAGCTGATGCTGGAGCGCTATGTCCGCTCAGTACAGGATCTGCGCAGCCAGCTCAGCATTTCGATGCAGTGGAGCCAGGTGGCTCCTGAGCTGCTGGAATCCCTGGAGATGGATCGGCTGCGCTTCCCTGACATCTACGAAGACCGTGCAGCCCGTTACCGACTGGAGCCCTACCGGCTGAAGTTGAGCTACGTGCTCGAGCGCTTGCAGCTCACCCTGCTGCGGAACAACCAGCTGTCTGAAGCTGGCTGGCAGACCCCTCAGGAGGTGGCGGCACAGGGCATCGACCGGCTGCAGGTCGGAGAGACCCTGCATTACATGGCGGTGGACGAGTTCCGCAGCGATCTCGAGCTGATCCGCAACAGCCTGGTCAGCACAGCGCTGAGTTGTGAACAGCTGGACACCCTGCTGAACCAGGTGCACATCTTCGGGTTCTCCCTGGCCAGTCTCGATATTCGGCAGGAGAGCACCCGTCACAGCGACGCCATCGATGAACTGACTCGCTATCTGGAGCTGCCCAAGCCCTACGGCGAAATGGACGAGGGCGAACGGGTCGAGTGGCTGCATCGCGAACTGCAGACCCGACGGCCCCTGATTCCCACAGGAGTCGACTGGTCAGCCGCAACGGCCGAGACCATGGCGGTCTTCCGCATGCTGCGGCGTCTGCAGCAGGAATTCGGACAGCGCATCTGCAACTCCTACGTGATCTCGATGAGTCACACGGGTTCTGACCTCCTGGAAGTGCTGCTGCTCGCGAAACAAGCCGGTCTGGTGGATCCGACGGCCCGCCATTCCTCACTGCTGGTTGTCCCCCTGTTCGAGACCGTCGAAGACCTGCAGCGGGCTCCAGAGGTGATGAAGGAGCTGTTCGAATCACTCCTTTACAGGCAACTGCTTCCCCTCGTCGGGGGGCAGCGTCAGCCTCTCCAGGAGCTCATGCTGGGGTACTCGGACAGCAACAAAGACTCAGGCTTCCTGTCCAGCAACTGGGAAATTCACCAGGCCCAGATGGCTCTGCAGGAGCTGGCCAGCCGCCATGGCGTTGCGCTGCGGCTGTTCCATGGACGAGGCGGATCCGTGAGCAGAGGCGGCGGACCGGCCTATCAGGCCATCCTGGCCCAGCCGAGCGGAACGCTCCAGGGACGCATCAAGATCACCGAGCAGGGCGAGGTGCTGGCATCGAAGTACAGCCTGCCCGAACTGGCGCTTTACAACCTGGAAACCATGACCACCGCTGTGGTGCAAAACAGCCTGGTCACCAATCAGCTGGATGCGACGCCGAGCTGGAACCAACTCATGACCCGCCTGGCAGGTCATTCGCGCGAGCACTACCGCGCTCTTGTCCATGACAACCCAGATCTGGTCCCCTTCTTCCAGCAGGTCACCCCGATCGAGGAAATCAGCAAATTGCAGATTTCCAGTCGCCCGGCTCGGCGCAAGACAGGTGCCAAGGATCTCTCCAGTCTGAGGGCCATTCCATGGGTGTTCGGCTGGACCCAGAGCCGTTTTCTACTGCCCAGCTGGTTTGGCGTCGGCACCGCACTCGCAGCGGAGGTCAAGGATGACCCTGAACAGCTGGATCTGCTCAGGCGCCTGCATCAGCGATGGCCATTCTTCCGAATGCTGATCTCAAAGGTGGAGATGACGCTCTCGAAGGTCGACCTGGACCTGGCCCACCACTACATGACCAGCCTGGGGGCACCGGACAACCGGGAATCCTTTGAGCGGATCTTCCGAACCATTGCGGATGAATACGAGCTGACGCGGTCCCTGGTGCTCGCCATCACCGGCCAGTCGCGACTGCTTGGCGCTGACCAAGCGCTGCAACTCTCGGTCGATCTTCGCAACCGGACGATCGTTCCCCTCGGTTTCCTGCAGGTGGCCCTTCTGAAACGGCTGCGGGATCAGAACAGACAACCCCCCATGAGTGAGGCCCCCGGCGTGGAGGAGGACCGACGCACCTACAGCCGCAGCGAACTGCTGCGCGGAGCACTCCTCACATTAAACGGCATCGCTGCCGGCATGCGAAACACAGGCTGA
- the gshA gene encoding glutamate--cysteine ligase, whose product MRPALLLKGFEVELFTGKPSGENVGVASEVARQLPGFVTEPDRRNLEYITEPEASYDRLEEALLRPRRTLRQWLAPLGLTLLPGSTLSLGDSDRFERSDPTNPYHSLIESTYGTRVVTASVHINLGLTDPELLFAAVRLIRCEAALLLALSASSPFIGGQLSGQHSQRWRQFPLTPEHVPLFINHRHYIDWVEEQLATGAMRNERHLWTSVRPNGPDRPHSLNRLELRICDLVTDPADLIAITVFLELRVMALIEQQSRLDPLCSSELSLDDLAALADQNDAAASRISLEASLNHWQDGRSIRCRDWIMQLLESMEPTAERFGLLERLQPIRTLLKHGNQAMRWLDVHAQGHSISALLSDGAIAMEQQELVIHGESAALG is encoded by the coding sequence ATGAGGCCTGCCTTGCTGCTCAAGGGCTTCGAGGTGGAGTTGTTCACCGGCAAGCCTTCCGGAGAGAACGTCGGTGTGGCCTCAGAGGTCGCCCGACAGCTTCCGGGTTTCGTCACAGAGCCGGACAGGCGGAATCTGGAATACATCACCGAACCCGAAGCGTCCTACGACCGGCTCGAGGAAGCCCTGCTGCGACCTCGCCGAACCCTCAGACAATGGCTGGCTCCCTTGGGCCTGACTCTGCTGCCCGGCAGCACCCTCAGTCTCGGCGACAGCGATCGGTTCGAACGCTCCGATCCGACCAACCCGTATCACTCGCTAATTGAGTCGACCTACGGAACCAGAGTTGTGACGGCGAGCGTTCACATCAACCTCGGCCTCACGGATCCGGAGCTGCTGTTCGCAGCGGTGAGGCTGATTCGTTGCGAAGCCGCCCTGCTGCTGGCCCTCAGCGCAAGCTCACCGTTCATCGGTGGGCAACTCAGCGGTCAGCACTCTCAGCGTTGGAGGCAGTTTCCGCTGACCCCGGAACACGTTCCGCTGTTCATCAACCATCGTCATTACATCGACTGGGTTGAGGAGCAGCTGGCGACCGGCGCGATGCGGAATGAGCGCCATCTCTGGACCTCCGTGCGCCCGAATGGACCTGATCGTCCCCACTCCCTGAACCGACTGGAGCTGCGCATCTGCGATCTCGTTACCGACCCTGCCGATCTCATCGCGATCACCGTTTTTTTGGAATTGCGCGTGATGGCGCTGATCGAGCAGCAATCACGCCTGGATCCTCTCTGCAGCAGCGAACTGTCGCTGGACGATCTGGCCGCACTTGCCGACCAAAATGACGCGGCAGCATCCCGGATCAGCCTCGAGGCCAGCCTGAATCACTGGCAGGACGGGCGATCGATCCGTTGCCGCGACTGGATCATGCAGCTGCTCGAGAGCATGGAACCCACGGCTGAACGCTTCGGTCTCCTGGAGCGGCTGCAACCGATCAGAACCCTTCTGAAGCATGGAAACCAGGCCATGCGTTGGTTGGATGTGCACGCCCAGGGCCATTCCATCAGTGCACTGCTGAGCGATGGAGCGATCGCGATGGAACAGCAGGAACTGGTGATTCACGGCGAAAGCGCCGCTTTGGGATGA
- a CDS encoding anthranilate synthase component I family protein yields MFNPDRGAFREAAAAGANLIPLAESWPADLETPLTTWIKVGADQPPGVLLESVEGGETLGRWSVVACDPLWTASARGSHLTRRWRDGDQDTFQGNPLEALQQCLSGYRCANLPGLPPLGQLYGIWGYELIQWIEATVPVHPRAAGDPPDGIWMLMDAVLIFDQVKRLITAVAYADIERAESEEIAWSAALSRIHDLRRRMNAPLPSVAPLPWTPATSEVSDVRSNRSRADFESSVHTAREHIAAGDVFQLVISQRLETTVPQQPLELYRSLRMVNPSPYMAFFDFGDWQLIGSSPEVMVHAEPAAEGIRASLRPIAGTRPRGRTASEDRELEIDLLADPKERAEHVMLVDLGRNDLGRVCRPGSVKVSDLMVIERYSHVMHIVSEVEGQLTADNNVWSLLNAAFPAGTVSGAPKIRAMQLIHELEPDARGPYSGVYGSVDLCGALNTAITIRTMVVQPGAEGGSSVKVQAGAGIVADSTPTAEYEETLNKARGMLTALACLNPPGS; encoded by the coding sequence ATGTTCAATCCTGATCGCGGAGCCTTTCGCGAGGCTGCTGCAGCTGGCGCCAACCTTATTCCGCTGGCGGAAAGCTGGCCGGCCGACCTGGAGACTCCTCTCACCACATGGATCAAGGTGGGAGCGGACCAGCCTCCAGGCGTCCTGCTCGAGTCGGTAGAAGGCGGGGAAACCCTTGGACGCTGGAGCGTTGTGGCCTGCGATCCGCTCTGGACCGCATCGGCACGAGGCAGCCACCTGACAAGACGGTGGCGCGATGGCGATCAGGACACGTTTCAGGGGAACCCTCTGGAGGCACTCCAGCAGTGCCTCAGCGGCTATCGCTGCGCCAACTTGCCTGGGCTTCCGCCATTGGGGCAGCTCTACGGGATCTGGGGTTATGAACTGATCCAATGGATCGAGGCAACGGTGCCGGTCCATCCCCGAGCGGCTGGCGATCCCCCCGATGGCATCTGGATGCTGATGGATGCCGTCCTGATTTTTGATCAGGTCAAGCGTCTGATCACCGCTGTCGCCTATGCCGACATCGAACGGGCTGAAAGCGAGGAGATCGCCTGGTCTGCCGCCCTGAGCAGAATCCACGACCTGCGTCGGCGCATGAATGCTCCGCTGCCCTCCGTCGCACCGCTGCCATGGACTCCCGCCACCTCGGAAGTCAGCGATGTGCGAAGCAATCGCAGCCGCGCAGACTTTGAATCATCCGTCCACACAGCCCGCGAACACATCGCAGCCGGTGACGTGTTCCAGCTCGTGATCAGTCAGAGACTGGAAACCACCGTGCCTCAGCAACCCCTTGAGCTCTACAGGAGCCTGAGGATGGTGAATCCGTCGCCGTACATGGCGTTCTTCGATTTCGGAGACTGGCAGCTGATCGGCTCCAGCCCAGAAGTGATGGTGCACGCGGAACCAGCCGCTGAAGGGATCCGTGCCAGCCTTCGACCAATCGCAGGCACTCGACCCCGAGGGCGCACGGCCTCGGAAGACAGGGAACTGGAGATCGATCTGCTGGCGGACCCAAAGGAACGTGCCGAGCACGTGATGCTCGTTGACCTGGGCCGTAACGATCTTGGCCGCGTTTGCCGACCGGGAAGTGTCAAAGTCAGTGATCTCATGGTCATCGAGCGGTACTCCCACGTGATGCACATCGTGAGCGAGGTGGAAGGCCAACTGACCGCCGACAACAACGTCTGGAGCCTCTTGAATGCGGCCTTCCCGGCCGGCACCGTGAGCGGGGCTCCAAAAATCCGGGCGATGCAATTGATCCACGAGCTTGAACCCGATGCCCGTGGTCCCTATTCCGGCGTTTATGGATCCGTCGATCTCTGCGGTGCGTTGAATACCGCCATCACCATCCGCACCATGGTGGTTCAGCCGGGGGCTGAAGGAGGCAGCAGCGTCAAGGTGCAGGCCGGCGCTGGAATTGTTGCGGACTCAACCCCGACTGCCGAATACGAGGAGACCCTCAACAAGGCACGCGGCATGCTCACGGCACTGGCCTGTCTCAATCCTCCGGGTTCATGA
- a CDS encoding photosystem I reaction center subunit II PsaD: MTASALNGQLPQYIGSTGGLLNSAETEEKYAITWNSASAQAFELPTGGAAMMNEGDNIMYFARKEQCLALGTQLRTKFKPRIENYKIYRIFPGGDTEFLHPADGVFPEKVNEGRAMVGHNPRRIGQNVNPANIKFSGRNTYDA; encoded by the coding sequence ATGACAGCATCGGCGTTGAACGGTCAACTTCCTCAGTACATCGGCAGCACTGGCGGCCTTCTGAATTCCGCGGAAACCGAAGAGAAATACGCGATCACCTGGAACAGTGCCAGCGCCCAGGCCTTCGAGCTGCCCACCGGGGGGGCGGCGATGATGAATGAAGGCGACAACATCATGTACTTCGCTCGCAAGGAGCAGTGCCTGGCTCTGGGTACCCAGCTGAGAACCAAGTTCAAGCCCCGGATCGAGAACTACAAGATCTACCGGATCTTCCCTGGCGGAGACACCGAGTTCCTGCATCCAGCCGATGGCGTCTTCCCTGAGAAGGTCAACGAAGGACGCGCCATGGTGGGTCACAACCCCCGTCGCATCGGCCAGAACGTCAATCCAGCCAATATCAAGTTCAGCGGCCGCAACACGTACGACGCCTGA
- a CDS encoding sensor histidine kinase KdpD gives MSGTGLHFEELRQRLAAERPTGRCDEASVRRLWWAALETLQQDLLIPEDVQSGLWLAAPLPALYEPQLLGCLHGWVWAPEELGQLLPVAAALPGTGSAVAHPSGRSYRRLALHPDDCRDPLLILITPQLQLALALQGLEGRRQLLISSDPTTLGDILALIGRQLQEQDPAMADQLQDDLRQLGPLHTDETLPQRFWPQLAERLTTMAPSITLQTPTSSSQRESDPQDDLGLLEALSHEVRTPLATIRTLVRSLVRRRDLPAVVMKRLRQIDVECSEQIDRFGLIFHAAELQRQPQPSNLARTDLAQILESLEPAWTNQLERRGIQLKLNLEAGLPLVLSDPRRLEPMLGGLIDRASRGLPSGSGLTLLLSAAGARLKLQMLVNPPSREGAPPERTGQEHSQTEQVGAVLSWDPSTGSLQLSQQATRRLLASLGGRYREREDRNLTVFFPVATETG, from the coding sequence GTGAGCGGGACAGGCCTGCATTTCGAGGAGCTGAGGCAGCGCCTGGCCGCCGAGCGGCCGACGGGCCGCTGTGACGAAGCATCCGTGCGCCGGCTTTGGTGGGCAGCCCTGGAGACACTGCAACAGGATCTGCTCATTCCTGAGGATGTGCAGAGTGGACTCTGGCTAGCGGCTCCCCTGCCCGCTCTCTATGAACCCCAGTTGCTGGGTTGCCTGCACGGGTGGGTCTGGGCACCGGAGGAGCTGGGGCAACTCCTCCCCGTCGCAGCGGCTCTGCCTGGAACCGGTTCTGCGGTGGCCCATCCCTCAGGCCGCAGCTACAGACGCCTGGCTCTGCATCCGGACGACTGCCGTGACCCACTGCTGATCCTGATCACTCCCCAGCTTCAACTGGCACTGGCACTCCAGGGATTGGAAGGCAGGCGTCAGCTGCTGATCAGCAGTGATCCCACCACACTTGGGGACATCCTGGCTCTGATCGGGCGTCAGCTGCAGGAGCAGGACCCCGCCATGGCGGACCAGCTTCAGGACGACCTGAGACAGCTCGGACCGCTCCACACCGATGAAACGTTGCCGCAGCGTTTCTGGCCCCAGCTGGCGGAGAGGCTCACCACGATGGCCCCCAGCATCACGCTTCAAACACCCACAAGTTCCTCGCAACGTGAATCCGATCCGCAGGACGACCTGGGGCTGCTGGAGGCACTCAGCCATGAAGTCCGCACCCCCCTTGCAACGATCCGCACCCTGGTCCGCTCCCTGGTCCGACGTCGAGATCTCCCAGCGGTGGTGATGAAACGGCTGCGCCAGATCGATGTGGAATGCAGCGAACAGATCGACCGCTTCGGCCTGATCTTTCATGCCGCCGAGTTGCAGAGGCAACCGCAGCCATCCAATTTGGCCCGCACCGATCTGGCCCAGATTCTTGAGTCTCTTGAGCCTGCCTGGACCAACCAGTTGGAACGTCGCGGCATCCAGCTCAAACTCAATTTGGAAGCTGGGCTTCCACTGGTTCTCAGTGATCCACGGCGACTCGAGCCAATGCTAGGTGGCCTGATCGACCGGGCCAGTCGGGGACTTCCATCCGGCAGCGGGTTGACATTGCTGCTCAGTGCAGCCGGCGCACGCCTCAAGCTTCAGATGCTTGTCAATCCGCCGAGTCGCGAGGGGGCCCCACCCGAACGGACGGGACAGGAGCACTCGCAGACGGAACAGGTCGGCGCGGTCCTGAGCTGGGATCCCAGCACCGGCAGCCTCCAGCTGAGCCAGCAGGCAACCCGCCGGCTGCTGGCCAGCCTCGGGGGCCGCTACCGCGAACGGGAAGACCGAAATCTCACCGTGTTTTTTCCAGTTGCAACCGAGACTGGATGA
- the rodA gene encoding rod shape-determining protein RodA: MYSSRKSRRRRREWVLWGVPLAMVAVAGLLIASTQRQADYADWYHHWITAAAGVLIALVLERLPLNRLKPFLIPIYGLTLISLVAVKVIGTTALGAQRWISIGGVNVQPSEFAKIAAILLVAAVLSRHPVERPVDLMRPLGVISIPWLLVFIQPDLGTSLVFGALMLTMLYWSGMPIEWVVLLLSPLLTALFAGLLPWAMAIWIPLMALLAYRSLPWKRLAAAVTVLVHGSMAFVTPWLWMHGLKDYQRDRLVLFLDPSKDPLGGGYHLLQSTVGIGSGGLFGTGLMQGQLTKLRFIPEQHTDFIFSALGEETGFIGCILVVLGFALLMARLLQVARHARSDFEALVVIGIGTMVMFQVVVNIFMTIGLGPVTGIPLPFLSYGRSAMVVNFIALGLCLSVVRQSRGLSPGRR, translated from the coding sequence ATGTACTCCAGCCGCAAGAGTCGGAGACGACGGCGGGAGTGGGTTCTCTGGGGTGTCCCACTGGCCATGGTGGCGGTCGCGGGGCTGCTCATCGCCAGCACCCAGCGACAGGCCGATTACGCCGACTGGTACCACCACTGGATCACCGCCGCTGCCGGTGTGTTGATCGCGCTGGTGCTGGAACGGCTGCCGTTGAACCGGTTGAAACCGTTTCTGATCCCCATTTATGGACTGACGCTGATCAGCCTGGTGGCGGTCAAGGTGATTGGAACCACCGCCCTGGGAGCCCAGCGCTGGATCAGCATTGGAGGGGTGAACGTGCAGCCGTCGGAATTCGCGAAAATCGCCGCGATTCTTCTTGTCGCTGCTGTTCTGTCGCGCCATCCGGTCGAACGACCGGTTGATCTGATGCGCCCCCTTGGCGTGATCTCGATCCCATGGTTGCTGGTGTTCATCCAGCCCGATCTCGGCACGTCGCTGGTGTTCGGTGCCCTGATGCTCACCATGCTCTATTGGTCAGGAATGCCCATCGAATGGGTTGTTCTGCTGCTGTCACCTCTCCTGACAGCACTTTTCGCAGGTTTGCTTCCCTGGGCCATGGCCATCTGGATCCCACTGATGGCTCTCCTGGCTTACCGATCGCTTCCCTGGAAGCGTCTCGCCGCGGCGGTCACGGTGCTGGTGCACGGAAGCATGGCCTTCGTGACGCCGTGGCTGTGGATGCACGGGCTGAAGGATTACCAGAGGGATCGCCTGGTGTTGTTTCTGGATCCATCCAAAGATCCACTCGGAGGCGGCTATCACCTGCTTCAGAGCACGGTGGGGATCGGATCCGGCGGTTTGTTCGGCACGGGCCTGATGCAGGGTCAGCTGACCAAACTGCGGTTCATTCCTGAGCAGCACACGGATTTCATCTTCAGCGCACTGGGGGAGGAGACCGGCTTCATCGGATGCATCCTTGTGGTGCTGGGTTTCGCACTGCTGATGGCCCGACTCCTGCAGGTGGCCCGTCATGCCCGCTCCGATTTCGAGGCCCTGGTGGTGATCGGAATCGGCACGATGGTCATGTTCCAAGTGGTGGTGAACATCTTCATGACCATCGGGCTGGGACCGGTGACCGGCATCCCCCTCCCCTTTCTGAGCTATGGACGTTCGGCGATGGTGGTCAACTTCATCGCCCTTGGTCTCTGTCTGTCGGTTGTCCGTCAGAGCCGAGGGCTGAGCCCTGGACGACGGTGA